A window from Engraulis encrasicolus isolate BLACKSEA-1 chromosome 13, IST_EnEncr_1.0, whole genome shotgun sequence encodes these proteins:
- the LOC134461431 gene encoding uncharacterized protein LOC134461431, whose product MGKCKFSDLWLEETSFKDWLRPVVGNSREAYCNVCKKVINITWMGVKAVKSHMDSNSHQTKMRGRNSQLPLSLFCAGTSATPTSTAPSTSSTVTTSTAAGTSTSPAPINSIPNQLLSTTATLQAEVLWCLDLASKHHSFNSNDGIAELFVKMFPDSQIAKSFALAKDKTGYMIKFGIAPYFKRQLVEAINRAGPYVLMFDESLNQSSKKKQLDIHIRFLEDGCVQSRYFGSQFLGHGRADDLLLHIKECIGQLNMRQLLSVGMDGPNVNFKLLDLLQREYAELNGGAQVLVVGSCGLHTLHNAMKAGFTVWQIEKFLRALHFLFHNVPARREDYTNTTGSTCFPLSFCGHRWVENVPVAERALEVWPMVQAYVSAAEEKKVQKPNTASYDTILAAREDPLLVPKLQFFLSIARGFNPFLHKYQTDEPVLPFLAKDLSELLLSLLRRFIKRELLQDQTPLQLIKLDISDEKNWVSLRRVDIGLGAESAIKALQGKPGTKIGELSVLSLRKECLQCLVRIIKKLQERSPLKFPIVRQIASLDPTKMAKDPEWCIVQMKALVQTFIQGQQLAGGIAVGDVIIQQFTSFVSDSVRDEEFVSFQPLSQRLDVFLHSKLRTSHPDLLRFCQSALLLSHGQASVERGFSVNKEVETCNLYEESLEALRLICDQVNACGGVLKVPLTKELLASAASSRSQYRLHLESERKKKESATQELKRKSAEKELEDLRSQRQVLQSVCQSLERDADMYAEMAEGKSGTKMAELVTKSNSLRRSHKGKKIELQTLDKTIEEKATKLRHL is encoded by the exons ATGGGCAAATGTAAGTTTTCAGACCTCTGGCTGGAGGAAACTTCTTTTAAAGACTGGCTTAGGCCAGTAGTTGGCAACAGCCGAGAGGCGTATTGTAACGTCTGTAAAAAAGTTATAAACATTACGTGGATGGGTGTGAAGGCAGTGAAGTCTCATATGGATTCAAATAGCCACCAGACAAAGATGCGCGGACGAAACTCGCAGCTACCGCTGTCACTGTTTTGCGCCGGGACTAGTGCTACACCGACTTCCACTGCCCCCTCAACCTCCAGCACCGTGACCACATCTACCGCCGCCGGTACCTCAACCTCACCTGCTCCCATCAACAGCATTCCGAATCAACTGCTCTCCACCACCGCCACACTGCAGGCCGAGGTACTGTGGTGTCTAGATTTGGCTTCGAAACACCACTCCTTCAACTCCAATGACGGCATTGCAGAGCTATTTGTCAAGATGTTCCCCGACTCCCAAATTGCCAAATCCTTCGCTTTGGCCAAGGACAAGACCGGCTATATGATAAAATTTGGGATCGCCCCATATTTCAAGAGGCAACTAGTCGAGGCCATAAATCGTGCCGGCCCTTACGTGCTGATGTTTGACGAGAGTTTAAACCAATcgtccaaaaaaaaacaactggacATTCACATTCGGTTTTTGGAGGATGGGTGCGTTCAGTCGCGATATTTTGGCTCACAATTCCTGGGACATGGAAGAGCTGATGATCTGTTGCTGCACATCAAA GAATGCATTGGCCAACTCAACATGAGGCAGCTCCTCTCAGTTGGGATGGATGGGCCCAATGTAAATTTTAAACTCCTTGATCTCCTTCAAAGGGAGTACGCTGAGCTCAATGGAGGTGCCCAAGTTCTGGTGGTTGGGAGCTGTGGACTCCACACTCTCCACAATGCCATGAAGGCCGGATTTACAGTGTGGCAAATCGAGAAGTTCCTGCGTGCACTCCATTTCCTCTTTCATAACGTGCCTGCCCGGAGAGAGGACTACACCAACACCACTGGATCTACCtgctttcccctctctttctgtggcCACAGATGGGTCGAAAATGTGCCAGTCGCTGAGAGAGCCCTCGAAGTTTGGCCGATGGTTCAGGCATATGTCAGTGCTGCAGAAGAGAAGAAGGTTCAAAAACCGAACACGGCCTCGTACGACACCATCCTGGCAGCAAGAGAGGATCCACTGCTAGTACCAAAGCTGCAGTTCTTCCTCTCCATTGCAAGAGGTTTCAACCCTTTTCTTCACAAGTATCAGACAGATGAGCCCGTGTTGCCTTTTTTGGCTAAAGATTTATCTGAGCTTCTGTTG AGTTTACTTCGGCGATTCATCAAAAGGGAGCTCCTACAGGACCAAACCCCCTTGCAACTCATTAAGTTGGACATCTCTGATGAGAAGAACTGGGTCTCCCTCAGAAGGGTGGACATAGGCTTGGGAGCGGAATCAGCCATCAAG GCACTCCAGGGCAAACCAGGAACCAAGATAGGGGAACTCTCTGTGCTCAGCCTGAGAAAAGAGTGTTTGCAGTGTCTGGTTCGGATCATAAAGAAGCTGCAGGAAAGGTCCCCGTTGAAATTCCCCATTGTTAGGCAGATTGCCTCCCTGGATCCCACAAAGATGGCCAAAGATCCTGAGTGGTGCATCGTACAGATGAAGGCATTAGTGCAGACATTCATCCAAGGGCAGCAGTTGGCAGGTGGCATTGCAGTTG GTGATGTCATCATTCAGCAATTCACCTCTTTTGTCTCAGATAGCGTCAGAGATGAGGAATTCGTGTCCTTCCAGCCCCTCAGCCAGCGCCTGGATGTCTTCCTCCATTCGAAACTCCGCACATCCCACCCTGACCTGCTGAGGTTTTGCCAGAGTGCCCTCCTCCTGTCCCATGGGCAGGCATCCGTTGAAAGAGGGTTCTCTGTGAACAAGGAGGTGGAAACATGCAATCTCTACGAAGAGTCACTGGAAGCCCTGAGGTTGATATGTGACCAAGTGAATGCCTGTGGTGGTGTCCTCAAAGTTCCTCTGACCAAGGAGCTCCTGGCCTCTGCTGCATCCTCAAGGTCACAGTACAGGCTTCACCTTGAGAGTGAACGGAAAAAAAAGGAGAGTGCCACTCAGGAGCTTAAGCGGAAATCAGCAGAGAAAGAGCTGGAGGACCTCCGGAGTCAGCGGCAGGTGCTCCAGAGTGTGTGCCAGTCCCTAGAAAGGGACGCTGATATGTATGCAGAGATGGCAGAGGGTAAATCTGGAACCAAGATGGCTGAGCTTGTCACAAAATCCAATTCCCTTCGCCGAAGccacaaagggaaaaaaatagagCTTCAGACGTTGGATAAAACTATCGAGGAGAAGGCCACAAAGCTGAGGCACTTGTGA